A window of Cherax quadricarinatus isolate ZL_2023a chromosome 53, ASM3850222v1, whole genome shotgun sequence genomic DNA:
caccaagtaacagaagtggtggtggtaaggatgaaacaagaaaggcaaagtctgggatagaaaatgctcgagaaggagagagatataaagaacatattgtaaaccacttattcaagtggatacgggctgcagtgtaatgcagcgaggtatggacaaatagttgacagtacggaatatcattgcgtagaagaagggcactttcattaaaggtcccatctgagaaaggatccgaagaatacaataaattatagcctgagataggttggaaaacagccgagtgtaattttggttcttgtaagcaagcaccaacaggggaaaacctggaaagcaacatctgaagctcaccccgattacccctgaggccgcggatattccactgtaaataggccatgattggcgatgaagaaaatatcaggaatctgtaggtaaaggcacctacggactagaggggttagaaaagtcaacatgtggtggcattggaagatgttcaagtagcgaaggaacggagcgttgcgaagaatggggttgtgaagatggaggagagggaagagaaggaacaggaggtgaatcagtgtccattgaaggtttagtctctgcaatatattctgaaatggcttcaagtgtttctgaattcaaagatgtatgggagaccatattggagatagaaggaggagggtgagtaaagattgggacagtaatggactgtaccaaagtagagggggagggaagagtgtaagggactggagatgaagtgtggggggggacagaagaggcagaaacctgggaggtggtagaagagggagaaacttgggaggggacgggggtggaaggcatagtacgaggaggagggtgaatctccacacttgtaatagagccagagagaggggaagaactaggtacagatactggaaaggtaaagtgtggaggtggaagaagggaaggaaggggcaaagaagatttgagcaatgtggattttttggacttctgagtagaggggcgattggtattaggtgtcgtacgaggtcttgtcgatactggggcttgtgagaaaggacgcgaagatgtgagaacagactgagttgtagtcgggacgtcagagccaagggcagcaaaaggattagatgccgtagtggctatgggaggggtaacaacagaggaggctgcagaagatgggaccccagaagtagggggatgtttggaaacacgagaataagaaacacggggtagtctcccttggaggcggagatgagtaactgccatagcataagggagaccttctgcctctttgaggcaacggatttcacgttcatttaagtagacctggcaacggcaggagtacgaagggtgagcttcattacaattaaggcaagatggaggttgactgcaagatgtattagaatggtcgtcggcaccacagactgggcattcggccatagatctgcaatatttcgctgggtgaccaaaacgccagcaatttctacattgttgtggtgtaggtatcacctttcgaacttgtaaccgatgtcccgtgacatatacagaggacgggagttctcgactgtcaaaagttaaacaagccacattgcaagggtaacgtctccgcccccgggcaggaaggacataagtgtctactttgaggattgggagatcctggagctccagctgttcaaaaatgtcattgccacatgactggaaattctgttggactatggtatggggcagaatgacagtaccactacaagaattgagagaaagatgtttttcaatagtgataggagtagtatcgatattcgaaaggagagaaagatcatgagcttgggtagcattttggACAGTGACGATgggcgtaccgctcttgagagcatgaaatgaaatatctctgccaacatgacgcaggagcgctttgccaatactatggtcagaaaggtaggcagaagaagtcggtcttaaagtaaagaatttagtccattgtgtggtccgaaactgagcgtggagagggagtgcttgacgtgtcggtcttttccgagtagaatgggaaggtaatgaaggagcatcatcaggacattgacgttggcatttaggagtaggaccggagttggtccggcgtgaaatgggcgggcgattcgaaaattgccataccgtagagggagaagccggaagcatagtcaaaggagagcggagttcagacaaatcgaaggagtcagtcgaagccctggtacctgaagcgggtgaggaaacagcaccagcaagaggtacaggggcatcaggagtgtccgaagagtggtctaaacacaaggcagggtcagaatggggtgcagtatcaagaaggggcccgggggtagtgggttcatggactagggctgccatggttaggttactcctttgctttttgtttttaagaaaaaaaaagaagaaaagaaaataaaaataaaaaaaagaataaaaaaaggggggagcgggaggaatagttcccaggaggaatgaaagggccggaaatctccctccgcgcccaagaggacctcaacaccgctagtagcgcagatgcagcatggaacccgtgtcataccctacccttcatgccagtaaaccagcaatccgggatagcaacctcacatctgccgagctacctcggtggacaaaagagagggcggccggatatccgccacaaagcatacccccttcggccaccacccccggaatctgaaaggtggcttccagagatacacccgtcgcccgaaagacacccaaagctactccgggataccggagagggatcgggacatccccaggcaatccagattccacggcaaactacgccaccgccaagaacctcaacggaatgggatggaccccggtgtcctttcccctacctaggaactagcgcgcctgtgggagaaatcccaaaggccaaaaagaggaagggcaaaagggaggggtgaggaggaggaggaggaggaatggaaaaaggggaggatggggaggatgggataggggaggggagaatggggggtaattaggttcggtctgaggaagaagaccgacagggctaattcctcagaccaagagcctcttcaccacgccaaggagccccccttgaagaggtgtaaCACTCACAAAACTTTCATCTGTAAGACAAAAGTTAATTAAATTTATGAAGGGAACCCTTCAGCTCAAATTCAATTAACTTTTGGCTTACAGATCAAAGGTCTACAAGAATATTAAGAGTCAGGTTATTTTAAATCATTGTATGTACAATAATCAAAAGGCCCATAGGATGCACAGTATATATGGTGGCTAttaaataaggttaggttaggtttgtcaagaaacaggacaagtgtttcctgacgcgggtctaaaTCATATGACGatctgcagctggagcttttggtcatctgaccgaggcctttcgctggcttactggtccacccctttaaaaattctgGTTATGAGGAGGTCTTCCTCATCGGCAAATAGGAAACTTTTTTCCATCTTGTGGTGGAGTTCCACATCTTAGGTCTTTTTATTGGTCTGGAACTTTTTGACAGGTTGAACTAAACACGTGGTGAAATAGCTTTTGTTGATTAAGATTTAAGCACAAATACACAAAATTACAAATGTCAgtttaaattacctaggataatccccccaaattaaacaactttatttccaatggggtccttgtaaatatcttattatttaccttaaaattacACAGCTAAGTAACTGAActgtgaaaatcagttacaaAAAAGTATGCTCCCaacatacagaaaaaaaaaaagggtaggatagcagcacattgctggtatacctaattttaataataatggaAGCCAACACTCCCAGGATGCAATATAGACATACGTATCCACCACTTACACTGCTACATAATGATGTTCCaatatgatgagaactttttaaACATGTGCCCTCAAGATCATTGTAAAAGTTTTTTCTGTGTTATGTAGCCAAAACCTAAATAAAAACTTATTAGTCATAAGTAGTATAAAttgggtccaggagctacaagaAATAAATCATTACAGGAGTAGAAGCCTTCTGTAAGAAACTTTATAGCAAACTCTTTACCACTGACTAAAATTACAACAAAAAGTCTAAATAGTCTATGGCTTAATGCAGGCATACTTAGATTATCAATAAAAGATTGCAAAATACGTAAAAGTATTGACCAGGACTTTTTCCTAAACCCTCGattctggtgaggggcttttgatccaaggtatcctccctttccttggatcaaacctgactgcctccctacCCGTATAGTGCTCCCCAAATGTACAATATAGAAGTTCataaatacacacaaaaaaaatgtcTTCAGCATGGTAAACCAACTGAATGGGTTACTatgaagcattattattatttttattattattataagttgaTTATTTACTGCACAAGATGTAAGTACTGCAATCACTGGAAACTTGAAACTTACACATATACATACTGTAAAAAATTAAATGCTGAAGGAAACACACGTAGAGCAAAGCTCTGcttttttaactaacaaatacTAACGTGGCGAGCTTGTTTTTACAACATGGCATGTATGGTAGACTACTACTGAGCTGAATTCTCCTCCACCTAGTAATACCACTCTCAGGGCATTTTTTTCCCCTCCATTTTTGATGCCTTATGAAACTGGACCAACAACAATCTTGCCTATTTGCATAGCCTATCAAGTCTTCTTTAGGAGAACACTAAAGCCCATTAGCCAAAAATCTCTCTTCCATCATAtgggtacatgtacaaggattTTTATAAATACATGTATGTAACTGCAATTGTAGGTTTTATTAAAAGACATTATTTTACAATATAACCTatgttcatattttcaataactttaACATTATCAGGTAAGAAATAAGTAGAATTTTCTAACATGGTTTTTACTTCATGGAAAAATAAGCTGCTGCAGGGAATGATATGTACACCAATGTCATCAACCCATTGCCCTGTTTGACTGTCCTCACCTTCCTTTATTAGGTACAGTAATTTGATGGCATAAATTTTCTTTAAACTGATGTCCTTGTCTTCCAGACATAGCTTCTGGACCACCGGTTCACACGAGGTTAAGTTTGAAACATCTGAAACCAGCAATTTTTGGTTCGTATTCATTGTCACCATGTACATGTATTTCTTTGGTACTGTTTGTACTTCCAGTACTAACTGACAGTTTACTCCAAAATTATCCTTGTCAATACTGTGAAACAAGGACAGCAATATCTCGCTAGAATTTCTATCATATATGACTTCCCCTTGCTGTGTTAGCCACTTAAGATTCAGAGCCCAAATCTTGACCAAGAGGTCAGTATTCTCACCCAGGAGTGTTCCACATCCAGAGCACTTGAGCATGCCATCATCACACTTGGCATTAATACATTCCATCATGCTGTTGTGCATGAGAAAATACAATTCTGTGTAAAAGCATTCATCATGTTGAGGCTGAAGTGATGCTGGCTTTAGTTTCTGTCCATGTTCTCCATGAAGATGACAGAACCAATTCTCAGATGAATGATCCCAGTCCACTGATGGAAGAGGCATCACTCTCCTAAACTTTACTTTGGTAAATACACAATTTGGACACTTCTTACAATGAGCCGATACCAATGTGTCAGACAAAGAAGTATTTAAGAGTGTATCCAAGAATTTCGTACTGCTATCACTCAGGATATCACCACTGAGTGAACTAATAAGTGAAGTCCTTTCACTAATTTGAACACGCACTGTAAGGATGTTTGCAGCTTGAGTAACTCCTGTTGCTGAATTTGGTACCAAGTATGTCCCTTTCGACATCTTCAAAAGAATTACTCTGCCATCTTGAAGCTCAATGGAACATTCAGATTGTCCAACGGATATTTTCTGATAGAAAACATTATTGGAAGGTAGAGTAATGTACATGTAACATGCTTGAATATTTGGTAATACTTCAACTAGGACTTGAGACATTATGTTCTGTTACTGCAATCTGTAAAGAAAAATAGAAGTACTACAAAAATACAACATAATGCTAACaatctatataaaaaaaaagtggtaAATATGATTAATTTTTAACAGTAGTTGTAAATTAAATGCATGGTACAGCAATGacatactgtactacagtacaacaGTCATATATCATAATTTCAGAAGACTGATACAGGAAGGTATATTTACGAGAGGTATTACAGTGTAATTTGTGGCTGAAATATCAGTACTGTATATTATATTAGCTTCACTGATGTACTTTATTAACCCTTTAATCTTTTTGTATTCTGGTGTTTTAAAGATTAAGAACTTCTGCAAGCAcagtcaccatattacagaatggatataaatgcactggaaaatgtacaaaggaggatgacaaagttgatcccatgtatctgaaatcttccccatgaggatagactgaggggccctgaatctgcactctctaggggggatatgatcgaggtgtataaatggaaaacaggaattaataaaggggatgtaaatagcgtgctaaaaatatctaacagacAGGATTTGCAGCAATcattttaaattggaaaaattcattcaggaaggatataagaaagcactggtttggtaatggagttgtggatgagtggaacaaactctcgagtaccatcatagaagctaagacgttgtgtagttttaaaaataggttggataaatacacgagtgggtgtgggtgggtgtgagttggacctgactagcttgtgctactaggttggatgccgtgctcctcccttaagtgacgtgactgacctgactaggtcaaggcattggcttaagccagtgggagaattagacctgcctcacacaggccagtaggcctgttgcagtgttcattctttcttatgttcttaagaagatGGACAAAAAAAGTTGTGGCACTGAAATGAGGGCCCACTGTCATTTATGATTTCTTTGTACAATACGGTATAGTCAAACTTCCAAATCCAGCAGATTAATAGATGGTCTACTTCGAATAGCTCCAACCCAACAATCACACCAGGTAACTGTGTGCCTAGTGTGTTCCACACCCAGACATGCAAGCACTATAGTTTCTcacatccagcagtgatggaaggaggACAGTTAAAAGTCCAATTGTCATTAAATGTATACTGTATACCATCAATGATATGATACCAACTAGTTTCGTGAAAGTTTTTTAGTCTCTTAATATGAACAATGATGCTGCCAGCAATCTAAGCCAAGTTACCAGAATGGCCAATTCCTGCAGGAAATTGAAGGATCTTTATCTACAGTACTTGCTGAAGTGTCTATAAATTCATTAGTAAAACCTTTGCATGTCTAGAGACTCAACAAAAAGACACTATTTGTGTGTGCTGGCAAGTGTCCTGTATATGTAgtatgcacagtagtaagtgtggaatTTTGGAATGATTAAATTGAAAATTTTGAGTAGTGGAGAAAGTGTTATCTGGAACCACACTAAGTAATCATTCTAATTTAGGTGTCTTTCTATACATCAATTATTCTTCATGAAGCATTATGTTAGGAAGATAAAGAATTCCATTCTTGTTTCAgcatcttcattattattattattattataatcaaaaagaagcgctaagccacaagggctatacagcgctgcagggtagggaaggaagcgagggtattggatggcagaagggaggagggatgatcagcaggttacagaaaacagcggggcaggggatagtacgggggtagagggtagcaagagattgaagtagaaagggctgaaggtatcagaatttgtgaagtcagttgttgtcaaaaagtcaatgagagagtccggatgaaaggtgggtccatcagcgagaagggaaggtaacgagagagtagcggagcgaagacgacgactgaggtaaattctgcgtgctcgttgataaagtgggcagtccaacagaatgtggctgactgataatggagcttggcaattctcacagagaggagcaggactcctctccatgagatatccatgagtaagacgagtatggccaatgcgaagacgggagagagtagtctcccaacctcgacactggtgataagaagacggccagtaacctatactcggtttaatagattgaagtttgttgccgagcatagtagaccaacgttgttgccaacgggtgtgaaggtggatattgatattgcagcaaaatagtccataaatggaatacctctataagaaactggtaggtcatgtactgctgaccgcgcagcagtgtctgcctgttcattgccctgtacgtcaacatgaccagggacccaaccaaaaacaatatctttatgcttggtaaagatgcggcgaacccaaagttggatacggaggactaaggggtgaggtgtatcaaatttttgtatagcctgtaaagcactaagggagtctgagacaaccacaaatgatgacacaggcatagatgcaatacggataagtgctgtaaggatggcatacaattcagcagtaaaaatactgttaggtaagacacacatgcaacagttaggtatctttattcgaaacatttcgcctacacagtaggcttcttcagtcgagtacagaaaagttgatagaagcagaagatacttgaagacgatgtaatcagtccatcacccttaaagttttgaggactgatggactgattacatcgtcttcaagtacgtatcttctgcttctatcaacttttctgtacttgactgaagaagcctactgtgtaggcgaaacgtttcgaaataaagatacctaactgttgcatatgtgtctcacctaacaacctgtcggtattttataccattttaatgttcagtaaaaatactagccgaagatagtaaatgccttcgtacgacgctgtccggaaacactgctgcgaatcctacgccgtcagaagacttagagccatctgtgtacacggcaatggcatgagaatgagagtgaaagtggtcaagaaaaagagagcgggaagcgaccgtagacagttgggctttcgagcaagggagggagaaagaacagactaacagctggaacttcccaggggggtagggaaaagtgagatgctacatgtacatagaaaggtggtagttgaagagaagacaagagcgaatgaaggcgaagagagaagggacggagtaaacaggggcggcgaacaaataaagaatgtctactaatatcagtgaccattctataaatggaaggattgcggagatcatgagagcgtacatagtagcgcaggcaatgggcatcacggcgatcggataaggatggaacgttcgcttctgtatagaggctctcgacaggggaagagcgaaaagcaccaaggcataaacgtaatacttggtgatgaatggggttaaggctagagaaagtagcaggagatgccgctgaatagatctggtcaccataatcaagtttcgataaaataagggtggaatgtaggcggaggagggttcgacgatcagctccccatgaaagatgagcaagggttttaagaaggttcagccggctgtgacaagttgccttcagagaggtaatgtgaggtttccaggataacctacgatcaaagaggaggcccagaaacttgactatcacgttcagggatacaggagccatagaggtacaa
This region includes:
- the LOC128692400 gene encoding E3 ubiquitin-protein ligase E3D-like, with amino-acid sequence MSQVLVEVLPNIQACYMYITLPSNNVFYQKISVGQSECSIELQDGRVILLKMSKGTYLVPNSATGVTQAANILTVRVQISERTSLISSLSGDILSDSSTKFLDTLLNTSLSDTLVSAHCKKCPNCVFTKVKFRRVMPLPSVDWDHSSENWFCHLHGEHGQKLKPASLQPQHDECFYTELYFLMHNSMMECINAKCDDGMLKCSGCGTLLGENTDLLVKIWALNLKWLTQQGEVIYDRNSSEILLSLFHSIDKDNFGVNCQLVLEVQTVPKKYMYMVTMNTNQKLLVSDVSNLTSCEPVVQKLCLEDKDISLKKIYAIKLLYLIKEGEDSQTGQWVDDIGVHIIPCSSLFFHEVKTMLENSTYFLPDNVKVIENMNIGYIVK